Proteins from a single region of Fundulus heteroclitus isolate FHET01 chromosome 12, MU-UCD_Fhet_4.1, whole genome shotgun sequence:
- the LOC118564821 gene encoding protein IQ-DOMAIN 14-like → MKWSGSRPEGLDLYQEIFVLRSDNSVFTPSLPQMATVDEDSPVVNLPASPPLSQDLPCGHGDPTPPMEQALESQRESASAPPSPPADTQALESQRESASAPPSPPADTQALESQRESASAPPSPPADTLPDDESGADENDGWIRFGFIKAVKTVLYRLLTAAIRQYMHEMCYGSVNNRPSQKGHGRLKLLENELYEHNYYGILRVLYNERFMDAVQQFLAARNIHHDNEAVNAVIQAYLYELTMVKRVFNTIYGGYDRLVEENCELKEQLDAITDYWRGS, encoded by the exons ATGAAGTGGTCCGGATCTCGCCCTGAAGGCCTCGACCTATACCAAGAGATCtttgttttaaggagtgacaatTCCGTGTTTACTCCCTCGCTACCTCAGATGGCGACCGTGGATGAAGATTCACCAGTGGTGAATCTTCCTGCCTCCCCGCCGCTTTCCCAAGACCTGCCCTGTGGCCACGGAGATCCGACACCCCCGATGGAGCAAGCCCTTGAGAGTCAGAG GGAATCGGCCTCGGCACCCCCGTCGCCACCTGCGGACACGCAAGCCCTTGAGAGTCAGAGGGAATCGGCCTCGGCACCCCCGTCGCCACCTGCGGACACGCAAGCCCTTGAGAGTCAGAGGGAATCGGCCTCGGCACCCCCGTCGCCACCTGCGGACACCCTGCCAGACGATGAGAGCGGCGCAGATGAAAACGATGGGTGGATTCGCTTCGGTTTCATCAAAGCGGTGAAAACTGTGCTGTATCGCCTTTTGACCGCTGCGATCAGACAATACATGCACGAAATGTGTTACGGAAGCGTTAATAACCGTCCTAGTCAAAAAGGGCATGGACGCTTGAAGCTGCTTGAGAACGAGCTCTACGAACATAACTACTATGGTATATTGCGAGTACTTTATAACGAACGTTTCATGGATGCAGTTCAACAGTTTCTAGCCGCTCGCAACATCCATCATGACAACGAGGCTGTTAATGCTGTCATACAAGCGTATCTGTATGAATTAACGATGGTGAAGCgtgtatttaatacaatatatgGCGGGTATGATCGGCTGGTTGAAGAAAACTGTGAACTAAAAGAACAGCTTGATGCCATCACAGACTACTGGCGAGGGTCTTGA